The genome window AGAACTGGTGGGTTGAAGCAAAAAAAAGAGCGGAGACGGTTACCATGATCGACATAGACTGCAGCCACATCATGAGGAACCAGGCAAAGTTTTAGAAGAAAAAGGCACCAAAGGCTAAACCAGCAATTAAAGCTacgtccaggcaagtattccaaagTGAGCCATAGGCTCCTCATAGCACAGTCAACCTGTTGAAGAAAACAGTTTCCGGGGATCTTTGATACTTTGAAGGCAACTGTCAGTAAGAACAAGCAATTCTGTGCTGAACTTTAATTTTTTTGAAGAACACCTTTGCTTTACATTACTTTTCCTTATAACATTTTCAGCAAAGGAAATGTTAAGATGGAGGCTCAAACGGACCTCACAAATATTTTGGATTGGTTTCCTGCTACTTGCCAGTTTGTGGTGAGTAGCATTAAAAAATGTTATTTGATTGCTCGGGTTTTGTGGTGCCTCCTCGGTCTTCATTGTTACTTACCAAATGAACAAACTGCTGTTAATTTAACCATTCAGTCAACTGGGTATTTGATTAATAAAGTAACAGGTTTAGTCCTCATTTCAGCTGATATATGGATGGTGCCTAAACTGATGTCCTGGAGTGTGACACTTTTAAGTAACATTGCCTTTGAAAGGCTGCAGCACCTCCACTGGCGAGAGGGCATTGTTACAACGTGACAAGTTTTCATAGGCAGTGCCAATTATAAATGCAGACATAGAAATTTGTAATGGAAAAGTTGGCAGGAAGTGCTTGTTAAATTCCCATTAAATCACGCAAACGTTTAAATGAAAAATCTTTTTATTGAAAAAATTATGATTGCCTATTCCTCTTTCAGAAAATATTTCGACTGCACAAAAACATATAAAAGACATAGCAACAAAAATAATTTCTTATTAAAATTTGAAAACTGTAGAATTGAAAATCTCTAGGTGTGGGGGTGGGAATGGGTCAGTCCACTGATGAACTGTTTTTCCACGGAATGATCCATCGGGATTTTGAACCCTCAGCTGCTTTCCAATCAAGGGATTATGTGCCCCAGATGTAGAAAAATCCGAAGTGTGTTAATAACATTGCCATACGGAGCATAAGAGGACATTTCTTCCAATAGCCATAGCCATAATCCCAGGCCTTAACACTCAGCATAGCATAATCTCCTTGCACTTGTACAGTATGAgatgataggaacatagaaataggccattcagcctctcgagcctgttccgtcattcaattagatcatggctgatctgtgtaatAACTCCTTTACACACCTTAGTTCCTTAACCAttaatactcttgcctaacaaaaatctatcagcttCCATTtcaacattttcaattgacccccagcctcaacagctttttggaggcAAGTTCAAGGTtttcattaccctttgtgtgaagtagtgctccctgacatcatccctgaatgaaTATGTCTACTCGCTCACATACCCTAATATTCAATTTACCCTGGCCCACACTTAGTGGCAAGTTAGTCATGAACTAGAGATAAAAGTATCGGACAAAGAATCAGTAGACCATTGGGCTTAGCAGATTCTTTTTGAGATATGAATTAAGGTGATAAATTAGGATTTAATATCCAACAATGTGGGAATAAAGAACTTCAGAAATAGTTTGCTGAGGCAAGGTTTATAAAAATATAGCAACCTCCAACCATCGATAAAAAGCAAGTGACGTCATTATAATTATTTGTGAAATGAGTTGTAAACAATTATTCTTGGAACCCGACACTAAATTGAGTCACTCTAAACTGATAATGTTACAAAATAAAGATGAATAAATACGTCGATTTACGAGCCACAAAATGTCTCTCACTCAATGCCCTTCTGAGTTTCAAATATTTTATCTTATTCTGGTTGAGATCTATTAGATAGAACAAGCATTAAATAGTGCAATTTTAATGGCTCTTGTTTTCCTGCATCTTTGCTTGACGCAGTTATCATCACATTTAACTTCATTAGAAAACTTGTTTGCTTTCAAAGTGACGTGGATTTTGCTGTATTGTTTTACGGCCATGCAGTCAAGTGCTGGGATTTGAAATGCTGGCGTTAAACTAAAGGACAACCCACACAAAAATATCGATGGCCAATGAAGAATTGCTTGAGGTTGCGATATTATGGAGTTTTTTTGAAGCTTTTAAACCCAAGATTCTTCATCTTCTCTTTGTTGCTCAGTGTCCTCTATGGTGGATTGTAGTACTGCAGTTCTGCCTCTTGGTGAGGCACTGTACTGACGAGGCCTACGGTCTTCTCTTGAACAAAGATCTTCCTCAGGTTTTGTGAAATACAAAGTTGGAATCTGTTTTCCCTGAGCTTTAGATTTTGAAATCTTGCTGTTGGCTTTAAGGGATTTGTGGGAGCTTCCAGATTTTGTTGCGCCTTTTAATGTTTTATCCGCCTCTCTGTAGGATAATGGAGTGGGAATTTTCGATGGCCTCTTCTCAGGTCTGTTGTCCCGTCTGGGACGTATTTTGGGCCGAAGCTTCAGCTTGTAGATGGAAGGGACTCTCTCTGGCTTTTTTAGTGACCTCTTTTGCCTTCCTTGTTGAACCCTGACTTTTTGGACAGTGCAGGGTGGATCTGGCCATTCCAATGATGAATTCGTATCAGATCCTTCATTTgtggatttggaattcacttcaagAGCATTCATATTATTCCCTGCTGGCATTATATGACTCTCCACACTGCCTGGATTGGTGCCCTTAAAGTCATTGTTCTCTTGGTTGCATTGAACAGATGTTGATCCAATCTTACTACATTGTTCGCTTTGTACTTCAATTCTGTTGGGAAACAGTTTGTTGGTTTCAATGGAGCTCAATGCTGCTGGCTGTAGATCAGCATTCGAATCAGTGAACACCATTTTTGGAGGGCTCTTTGCAATCCAGTTCTCGATATTCACACGATTGAGTTTAGGTGTTCCActgacaagttcagcaagaacaacGTTGAAACTGCTGCCATTGTCAGTCACTTTTATTGAATGGGTTGAAGCCACATTACTACAACTGTAAGGTCTATTAATGTTATTAAAATGACTGGCTGCAACTGTGAAAGAGGAAACCGAACACTTTGATGAACTCGGAGAGTCGAGTCTTTTAAATTCCTTCTGTTTTGAAGAACTGGGCAAACTGGACGCTGAAGAAAATGTATTGAGCCCACTGTCCTCCAAATTGTCCTCAACTGGATCCACCTCCAGAGCTTTCATATTCGATGCAATTTCATCTTCAAGGCTTTTGTACAGTTCAAACTCCTGTGCAGGATTAATAGGTGGAGGTGTGAATAAACAGAGATTATTCCTGTCATTGTTGACACCTTTATTGTTATTGTCATTTATGCTGTAAGAGTCTGGGGTTCGCAATTGAGTCTGACTTTTTTGTTGAGTCCATTTTTTTGCTCCATCAGTCACTGCTTTGTTGATGCATTTCGATTCTTGCCAACAGCTTTCTTGCCAGGCACCAGCTGGGCTAAGAGGTCGATGAATTATTTGTCCCTTCTCGCTTTTCTTATCAGTGTCTTGAATGACTGAGAACTTACTCACTCGGCCAGGTGCAGGTGAATAACTCCTTGCTGATCCTTTGGAGATTCTGGATGTCATTTCTGAAGTAGGTTTGTGTGTCTGTGAAAAAGCACTGATACTTTGCTTGTTTTCAATGGAGTTGCTTTGGTCCACTTTGGACTCAATGAACTGGGCATGAGTCCAGGTCCGGCTCAACCTGTTATCAGATTGCTGAGGAACAATAAATTGACCTGGTACCTTCTTGTTGTCCATCATTGGCACAATGACACGTTTGTTCTCCTGAGCTGCAGGACATGGCTTTGAAGATACTGGTAAAGTCCTGCTCCTCTGTCTCCCTGTTCTAGCTGctgtggtggtgttggagttggCTCTGGTGCTGTCAATGTTGGTTGACATCTGGTAAGAAGGAGTGGATGGCCGATCTTTTTGCCTAAACAATGAATCAGAAATGTGTCCATTAGTAGGAAGTCAAAAAAAATGTAATTGTTTTCCTAGCGATTAACTGAGAATATTGTTGATTGAGGAAGATTGTGGGGTAGAAACTGGTCCTCCCTGTGTCTGTTTTCCCAGTGCAAAACAAGGGGTTGGCAGAAAGGACCAACTTCGACAATGTCCCGCGCTGGACCTGGGCCTGTGTTACAGATGCCGCCATATTGGTGAATGTGTTTTTGCTGGCATTCTGGGTGGTTGCCTAAAACAGGCGCTAACCCTATTACAGATGTAAATGAATGGTTTAATGCCGACCGGAATTGGTTGGTGATCAGTGGAATAGGTGTCGGGCCGGCTCCACTTGTGATTTTTCAATGGCTTCTGCGACCACCAACTAATTGTAGAAGAATTTTTTTAAATAAGTAAATCAGTAATCATTGCTGTGAAGCCAGGAGGAGCTGGAGTGCCTCTCCTAACTCGGCAGCATAGTGCGCTGCATGAATACAGCATCTGGATCAGAGACAACCGTGGCAGAAATGGTGGTTATCAATGTGTAAACATTTCATGCCACCACATCTATAACCAGGACCCCCCACCCACCCATTGTACTCCATCAGCCCTTCCAGCAACTGCCGCTGAGGtaagcatcctgattttaattttTTTCAAACGGGCGAGCTGCCTGTGGAGGTCAGTCAGGCATTGGCAAATTGCCTAGATTATTGAAATTAGGTCTTTGGCCAAATTCGGGTCAGCCTTGGGTTGTGTTGTGCCAATTCTGAGCCTGAAAGTGGGCCCCGGCAAATTTCTACTCCTGTAAATACCAAGAGATGACATAACAACGGCAGGGGTTTCCATGCTGCGGTTCTGAACTCCTTAGGTTCATGTGAACTGTTGCAGCTCAGAGCAAATAGAATTCCAACATCATCGCACTGACTATTAAGAGGGATCCGACAATCTTGAGTTCTGGTTAAGCTATATTACAACTACAACCAATGGTGTGGTAATAATGATGACTACCAATGACAGCTGAATGTCGGTActgctcagtaggtagcactctaggccctgaatcagaaggttgtggttcaaaccccacatcaaacctgAGGCTGACACGTTAGTGCCATACTGAAGGAGTACCTCCGCCCCCACGCATCTCATCTCGTAAATGGAGGAGGGACTGGTGGGTTGATGATGCCCATTGGAATTCCTGCCTCCTGTActgcctctctgccccctctcagcGAAGCAGCCACACAGTTCCTCACAGGGTAGGTTTGGGGCCTACAGCACGTTTTCAGCCTGGTTTGAAGGTTTGGAACAATCGAGCTAAGGAGTATCAGGCAACTGGTAAACTACTTTCTAACATATTTCAAGCTTTAGCTGGACCTGCCCATGACATCCCCAAGCAGCTGGCCAGTACTGCATCTTCCCGCCCCTCCTCCCCATGATAGAATGGGTATCCCATCGATGCCAATACAGTGCAGGCACCACCAGCAATATGCAAATTGCCTAACCTTGAGACGTCCCGGTGCTTCGCCATTGTTGAGGTAGGACCACAGGTGTTCAGGCCCAAGAAATCAAAATTAAAAACAATCCACTACTTTTATTTAAATGTGCGAGATTGTAGGGACAGATCTCAGATGAGAGAAGTGGACTATCACAACTGCAGAGTGCAATGGCATCATCACGTTATCCATCTCATCTGCTACTTATTAATCAAAGTAGTGTTTTAATGTTTGGAAAAGGTACAGGGGTTGTAAACACACCGTTGAACAAGAGCAGAGTTTTTAGAAACTTGCCACTCGAGCTGAGTTTTATCAGGGATTCAGTCCATATCCACTTTCCATTCAGGCAGTAATGTCCCCTTAATGAACTTGGGCTGCCTGCCATTCTAATATTTCACAATTCTCTCTGCCAGGGTGAAAGGACACCTTTGATTTGGATATCTTTAAACATTTACAGGCTGTACTTCTGTCTCGAATTATATTTTGCACTCATTATAATACTTTTGGGAGAAGGGTGAGTGGGAGGTCAAAGCATCACAATTCTGCACAGAAAACTGATGCCAACACAAGGGCAGAGAGGAAATCAATGCCAATGCACTAGTATAGCGGGAAACAGCAGCATCACAACACTGCCCAGAACCACACAGTGCATGGAGCCTGGTCTCATATCTTCTTGTTATTGTTGTAGGTCATTTCCCCACAGATTGGATGTTTTATTAACAGAATAGGCAGTGACATGGATAAACTTAATCTCACAGGGAAATCGCCAGCTTCCTGGAAAATAACCTCACAACAGCTGTTCCTGCCTATAAACTATATCCAATCAGCGTCCACAGAGAATCAAGGCTATTTAAAAAGAAATGCTCTACTGTTGAAGGCTTCATTCTTTCATAATGTAAGAGGAGGATgcggagaggcttcagggtgatttggacaagttgagtgagtgggcaaatgcatggcagatgcagtataatgtgaataactgtgaggttatccactttggtagcaaaaacaggaaggcagattattatctgaacagctataaactggaagagggaaatatgcaacgagacctgggtgttcttgtacaccagtcgctgaaggtaagcatgcaggtccaaaaggcggtaaaaaaggcaaatggtatgttggccttcatagcaagaggattcgagtacaggagcagggatgtcttgctgtaattatacagggccttggtgaggccacatctggaatattgtgtgcagttttggtctccttatctgaggaaggatgttcttgctatagagggagtgcagtgaaggtttaccagactgattcctggcatggcgggactgacgtatgaggagagattgagtcggttaggattatattcgctagagttcagaagagtgagggggatctcattgaaacctataaaattctaacaggacttgacagggtagatgcaggaaggatgttctcgatggtgggggagtccagaaccaggggtcatagtctaaggatatggggtaaaccattcaggactgagatgaggagaaattgcttcacctagagagtggcgaacctgtggaattcgctaccacagaaagcagttgagtgcaaaacattgtatgttttcaagaaggagttagatctagctcttgggtttaaagggatcaaaggatatggggcataagtgggaacaggttactgagttggatgatcagccataatcataatgaatggcggagcaggctcgaagggccgaatggcctactcctgcttctactttctatgtttctataatgaaTTCTGTCACCGATAAATACTCATTATTAATCAGTTAACAAGGAACAATTAGCTTTAACATCCTATTGGGATGGGTAGTGCAGGTTATAAAACATATAATATGGTTCTATTAACCCCATTCACCAAATTTGTCAAAAAGAGAACTGTGGGTAAAAGTAAAAACTTATTATCCAGCATGTTCACGTCCTGAGAGGTGCCGGATAATCAAAAATTCCAAATAATCAAGAGTTGTACGAGGAACTCTTGGGGCAAAACACGTCTGACTGCAGGGACCAAGACTCCCATTATAGTGAATGGGGAGCCAGTCACTGAGGAAAGGTAGCATTTCCACCCACAGATGGCAAACATAATTCCCCGCAGTTTTTGGTGATCCAACCTGATAGGTTGAGAAGTTTCCAACCAGATTCCTGGTGCCTGACCGGATTATTCTGGTACCATTGGATGCCCCCTGATACCACCAACCGATGCACGGAGAAGTTCGGTCTCAGCCTTGCAGATTCAAGAGACGGAAAGCGGTTTCTGCCTTTCCTGGTGTTACTCAGCTGGGCAGAGGTGCAGCCACGGGACACTGGTACTGCCTGCCACGCCTCACCGAGCCCTATCACCTGCCATTGTCCACATGGAGATCGGACCTTCCATCTCAAAGTTATTGTCGGAGGACCTAAGGGTACCCAAGGCCCGGCATTAGGAAAGCCGATTTTTAATTTTCCCTTACTTCTTCAGGGTCGGTGCACCAACATACCTGTAATATGTGTGAGAGTGCACTCGGGAAAACGCAGCCCGGGACAGCTTTGGGAGATTTTGGAAATTCCAGATAATAGAGTTTAGCAGTAGGTAAAGTGCCAGATAACAAAACATTTACTGTATAAAGCAGAGCAACACCAATTTACACTCAATATCTACTTTTGGTAATGTTCCTGTGGTAAGATGCCATGTAAACATTAGGTGGCAACTCTTTTTCTTCAGGAAAGCCAATAGATAGAGTGCCATGTTGCTCATATGGGTTCCAAGTGCACTTGGCACTCAAGGATACAACGAATGGACATGGATAAAAAgtaatttaaaaggctaatggaatgtctcCCTTTATCTAAAGGGGCTGAAATACAAAGAAGTGGAAGTTATGTTAGTTATATAGAGCTCTGATTTAGTTCTAGACACtggacctgaggaaggatgttttggcCTTGGAGAGGTTGCAACACAGATTCAGCAAAACGATACCAGGGCTTAAGGGGttaaaattatgaggacaggttgcatagactagacttgtattcccttgagtacagaAGGTGATCGAATAGAGATGTTTAAGATGTTTAAAGGATAcaaagggtagacagagagaaactatttcctcaggtgggaagagtccagaacaaggggcttaaccttaaaattagagctaggcaattCAGGAGTGATGCTAGGAAGCACTTTAGCACACAAAGGGGTGTGAAAACTCATCCCAAAAACCTGTTGAAGCGAGGGTTCATTTGAAAATTTGACATTGCATCTAGGGAGACCTAGTGTAGTTTTCAATGAAATGGGATTAAAGAACAGGAGATAATTGGATCAGACCGTACAGGTATAATtcagttcccttttcaaagttatacCTTCTGTATTATTTTAGTTTTATTTCTCCATTATATGGAAACCACCAATGTAAACTTAGCTAGGTGTAATTACACCTGTTCACCAGTGGTATTGCAGTAGCATCTCCGACAATAATTTTGAGATGGAAGGTCCAATCTCCATGCAGACAATGGCAGGTGATAGGGCTCGGTGAGGCGTGGCAGGCAGTACCAGTGCCCCATGGCTGCACCTCTGCCCAGCTGAGTAACAAGAGGAAAGGCAGAAACTGCTTTCCATCTCTTGAATCTGCAAGGCTGAGGCCGACCTTCTCCGCGGTAGCAGGGCTCAAGGGGCATCCAACGGTATTAGACCAATCTGGTCGGGGCACCAGGAATCTGGTTGGAAACTTCTCAATCTATTGGGTTGGACCACCAAAAACCTCAGGGATTAGGGTTGCCATCTGAGGGTGGAAATGCTACCTTGCCTCAGTGACTGGTTCCCCATTCACTATAATGGGAGTCTTGGTCCCTGCAGCCAGACGTGCTTTGCCCAGAGTTCCACATACAACTCTTGATTAACAGGAATTTTTGATTATCCGGCACCTCTCAGGTCCGGCACATGCAGGATAACAAAGTTTTTACTGTTACCTACATTTCTTTTATTGACAGAGTTGGTGAATGGGGTTAATAGAACCATATTACATGTTTTATAACCTGCACTACCCATCCCAACAGGATGTTAAAGCTAATTGTGCCTTGTTAACTGGTGACTAATGAagctgtaattacagtgtgacaagtttgcATAGGTAGTTTCCACTATAAATGTGCACATAAGGAGTTCTAATAGAAAAAGTTATAAAAATGCGCAGAGACATAAGAGTTTTAATGTATAGGTAGATACAATTCTCCTCCAGGATATTGGAAACTCATCAAATAGAGTTTTGAAAATCTGGGGAAATGTGCTTCCAGAAACCACCCCACTTATAAATGAAATGCTGTTTGTGAAGTGCAGCATACTCATCACTATATTTGTCACTACACTGCTGGGGGTCCTGAAGCTGTAGTGTAAATCCCGAGTCACGGTTCAACTTGACTGCAGAGGAAATAAAGGAGTGAAACTCCCTGTAGGGGCACTATTGGCCATTTCAGTATGACCCCAAAATCAAATATGGATTGAAACCTGGTTTGAAGGTGGTGGAGCCTTTTGGGCATCTTGCCTTCTATTTAAATCTACCTGCAATTAATCTAAATGTTGAAGTGGCAGGGAAACTACTGCCCACACTCTTCTAGGAGCTGCTGGAAAAGAAGTGCTACATATTGCTGTAACCACTGTCATGCACACAAGAAGTGCAATGACACAACAATCATGAACAAAATCTgaggagttataaaaactgactttgtcttttttttttaatgaaccgttcttttaaaaagtgaataatACTCATAAAGGGCCAAAGAAAAAGACTTGGCCTTTGTgttttcaaactgtctgacaaggacgacggacaaatcttcaaagttaagaggtgtcaattgaatcCATCCTACattcatcctaaaacattccagaagtgaatgtcttcttctgaaacaaagaaggtgtgaaacagtcacatcctgggccattgtgcgatcaccatggggaagaggctagagcatctcctaccaggaggtgagaagacagctttaccttaaaaaagacagtccagagagagagagagagactccagataaagagagagaacagaagcaacatccagcagcttgttttccagcaaaccagaaggcacgtgccctgcagtagaatcctacatctacactcaacagcagtgaactagaagtgacccattattttcaactgaactttcaatcaagagcgaaatctataatcatctcaggcctg of Heterodontus francisci isolate sHetFra1 chromosome 30, sHetFra1.hap1, whole genome shotgun sequence contains these proteins:
- the LOC137346472 gene encoding GAS2-like protein 2A, translated to MANTHNIQSATAKSIRPFKSSEEYLFAMKEDLAEWLNELYGLDMTLEAFMEVLETGWVLCQHANNVTRVAQDFSRDYPELLSKLKLPQTGVTYTTTAQPGTFLARDNVSNFIQWCRKELEIKDVLMFETEDLVLRKNEKNFVLCLLEVARRASKFGMLAPVLIQMEEEIEEEIREEMDLPAEVIPPKPKPQKELCDFKNLDEMVRHLVSRCTCPDQFPMVKVSEGKYKVGDSSTLIFVRILRNHVMVRVGGGWDTLEHYLDKHDPCRCTSLTHKQFSRFSSPHRSTTPVHEIKARLPPRTDQTNKPQTAFILSRSQSPKPPVEWRLTTPSALSLRSHSAVRPPSPDVHITSGGNSATRNRRDKSLPRQLFQTRQKDRPSTPSYQMSTNIDSTRANSNTTTAARTGRQRSRTLPVSSKPCPAAQENKRVIVPMMDNKKVPGQFIVPQQSDNRLSRTWTHAQFIESKVDQSNSIENKQSISAFSQTHKPTSEMTSRISKGSARSYSPAPGRVSKFSVIQDTDKKSEKGQIIHRPLSPAGAWQESCWQESKCINKAVTDGAKKWTQQKSQTQLRTPDSYSINDNNNKGVNNDRNNLCLFTPPPINPAQEFELYKSLEDEIASNMKALEVDPVEDNLEDSGLNTFSSASSLPSSSKQKEFKRLDSPSSSKCSVSSFTVAASHFNNINRPYSCSNVASTHSIKVTDNGSSFNVVLAELVSGTPKLNRVNIENWIAKSPPKMVFTDSNADLQPAALSSIETNKLFPNRIEVQSEQCSKIGSTSVQCNQENNDFKGTNPGSVESHIMPAGNNMNALEVNSKSTNEGSDTNSSLEWPDPPCTVQKVRVQQGRQKRSLKKPERVPSIYKLKLRPKIRPRRDNRPEKRPSKIPTPLSYREADKTLKGATKSGSSHKSLKANSKISKSKAQGKQIPTLYFTKPEEDLCSREDRRPRQYSASPRGRTAVLQSTIEDTEQQREDEESWV